The Phycisphaeraceae bacterium genome includes the window GCGCAGGGCGTGCACAACAACCAGTACCTGCAGTTCACGCAGGCCCACGGCATGACCTTCAGCACGATCCGCGGGCCGGTGAACCCGATCAGTCTGGAGCCGAATGTGCCGTTTATCGGCAACAGCGTCATCCGCAGCGTGGCGTACGACTACCGCATCTCGACCACCGAACTCACGGTGAGCCAGTACTTCCGGTTCGTCGAGGCCGTCGCGCCCCACATCCAGGCGCTGGGAGGGACCCCCGGTCGGCTCGCCGGCAGCAACACGCTGTTGTACCTGGGCATGTCGGGCGGCATCCCTCGCTACCAGATGCTCGCCGGCTCGGCGAACATCCCGGCCCGCAACACCATCGAGTACTTCGCGCTGATGGCCAACTGGATGCACAACGGCTCGCCCGGCGTGAACGAGGCGACGATGGCCGACTTTCAGAGCGGGGCGTACGCCGACTGGCGCAACCCCGTGCGCAGCGAGGGGGCGCAGGTCTGGATCCCCTCGCGCGACGAGTGGAACAAGGCGGTGTACTGGGACCCCAACCGCGACGGCCCGGGTCAGGGCGGGTACTGGCTGTATCCGAACGCGAGCAACGAGCCCCTGAACCCCGGCGATCCGGCGCTGGGGGGCGAGACCAACGCGGGGACGCAGCAGCAGTGGCCCGCGGGCCACGACCGCATGCCGTGGGATGTGGGCAGTTACCCGGATGTGCAGACGCCGTGGGGGCTCCTGGACGCGTCGGGGGGCGGGCGGGAATGGACGGACACGAAGCGCAGCCTCAACACCTATTTCGTGGAATCGACGGGGCGGGGGGAAACGGATTATTCGGGGACACCGATTCTCGGCTACGGCGACTCGGTGCTGGATGACAGGATGCACCGGCCCTTCACCAGCGGCTACGGGGGATTTGCACAGCCGATCACGGTCCGTTTCGCCGCGGCGATCCCCGCGCCGGGTGTTCCGGCGTTGCTTGGCGTCGCGGCGTTCACCTGTTTGCGAAGGAGACGATGATGCGAAAGACACTGGGGGCGTTATGCCCGCGTGTGCACGCGTGATCGCCTCGCACGGTCAGACCTCGTTTGACCATGCCACCCGCTGAGGAAGGTGAACGCAGCGCACCGGCAAGCGTTGCTTGCCGGCGCCACCCGAGAGATGTTGCGTGCAAATGAACGGTCGTTCGGAGAAGTCGCCGTTCAGCGCTGAATCACGCCGACGCGGGCGCCCCCGACGACGCGCCGACCAGGTCGGCGTTGGTCGGGAAGCGTTCGAGGGCTTTGAGCAGCTGCTCGACCTGCATGTGGGGCTGCATGCTCATCAGGCGCCGGCGCAGGGCGGTCACCGTCTTGAGCGTGGGGTCGTCCAGCAGCAGGTGCTCCTTGCGCGTGCCCGACGACGCGAGGTTGATCGCCGGGAACACGCGCCGCTCCGAGATCTTGCGATCCAGGATC containing:
- a CDS encoding SUMF1/EgtB/PvdO family nonheme iron enzyme encodes the protein AQGVHNNQYLQFTQAHGMTFSTIRGPVNPISLEPNVPFIGNSVIRSVAYDYRISTTELTVSQYFRFVEAVAPHIQALGGTPGRLAGSNTLLYLGMSGGIPRYQMLAGSANIPARNTIEYFALMANWMHNGSPGVNEATMADFQSGAYADWRNPVRSEGAQVWIPSRDEWNKAVYWDPNRDGPGQGGYWLYPNASNEPLNPGDPALGGETNAGTQQQWPAGHDRMPWDVGSYPDVQTPWGLLDASGGGREWTDTKRSLNTYFVESTGRGETDYSGTPILGYGDSVLDDRMHRPFTSGYGGFAQPITVRFAAAIPAPGVPALLGVAAFTCLRRRR